DNA from Prosthecochloris marina:
CGTAACCCTGCTGCGCTATAGGTATTGCGAATTTTCGCCACGACATCAAACGAAGTCCAGTCCATCGGTTTATCCACAAGCAAAAAATCACCGGTGTCACCGTTCATAGTCACTGTTTCCTTTCACCGTTCGTTTGTTCATTTCCCGGAAAAGTCATGCACTTCTTTATATCATGTAGCTGACCCGTCTCGCCCTTCATGAAGAGCCTGTTTCAGCAATTGCTCAATTCTGCTGGCTTTTTCAAACGTACGGTCTTCATAAAATTCCAGCTCAGGGATTCTGCGAAACTGGTGGCGTATTCTGGCCGAAAGCAGTTTACGAATGTATTTTGTCTCATTCTGCAGGCGATTGACAGTATCCATCCGTTCCTTTTCATCGCCGATAACAGAAACATATACCCTTGCTATACCAAGATCATTGGTCACCTTCACTTCCACAACAGTGAGCAAAGGCCCGTTTCGAGG
Protein-coding regions in this window:
- the rbfA gene encoding 30S ribosome-binding factor RbfA — its product is MSIRTDKVASLLQKELSAIFEKELPRNGPLLTVVEVKVTNDLGIARVYVSVIGDEKERMDTVNRLQNETKYIRKLLSARIRHQFRRIPELEFYEDRTFEKASRIEQLLKQALHEGRDGSAT